From Brassica oleracea var. oleracea cultivar TO1000 chromosome C3, BOL, whole genome shotgun sequence, a single genomic window includes:
- the LOC106332802 gene encoding aldose 1-epimerase, protein MARVSILLCLVILVTLGFVESLSYAHDTEVTSKDVESSQKETEVVHKSKHEEKGGEKVNDDHKSGSDVDKKDKKKEHDVHKKDDHHEKKEHDVHKKDDEHEKKEHGVHKKGDHHEKKEHKVHKKGDHEKDGDKKKSAHHHKHGSENDDDEEDDEKKHKDKKKGEHDDDEDESDTDDDTDDDTDDDDDDDDDDKDEVDADDNEKDNIGLYELKKGNITIKLTNWGASIMSLHFPDKNGKTGDIVLGYDSVKSYKTDKVYFGATVGRVANRIGKAQFKLNGKEYKTTANDGKNTLHGGKKGFGDVVWGVKKHKYDGKKPHIVFTYTSPDGDQGFPGEVNVTVTYKLDKENELSVVMEAKPKDKATPINLAHHSYWNLGGHNAGDILSEEIQILGSSYTPVDSELIPTGEISPVKGTSYDFLQLRPIKDNMKDLKTGYDINYCLDGKADKMRKIVELVDKKSGRKMELSGNQPGLQFYTGGLLKDIKGKNGTTYQAFAGLCLETQGYPNSVNNPKFPSQIVEPGKTYKHTMLFKFSIVS, encoded by the exons ATGGCGAGAGTTTCTATTTTATTATGTTTGGTTATATTGGTTACATTAGGATTTGTGGAAAGTTTGTCATATGCACACGACACGGAAGTGACATCAAAAGATGTGGAGAGTAGTCAGAAAGAGACTGAAGTTGTTCATAAAAGTAAACATGAAGAGAAAGGAGGAGAAAAGGTGAATGATGATCACAAATCCGGTTCTGATGTTGATAAAAAGGACAAAAAGAAAGAGCATGATGTGCATAAAAAGGATGATCATCATGAAAAGAAAGAGCATGATGTGCATAAAAAAGATGATGAACATGAAAAGAAAGAGCATGGTGTGCATAAAAAGGGTGATCACCATGAAAAGAAAGAGCATAAGGTGCATAAAAAGGGTGATCACGAGAAGGATGGTGATAAGAAGAAGAGCGCTCATCATCATAAACATGGTAGTGAGAACGATGATGATGAGGAGGATGATGAAAAGAAGCATAAGGATAAAAAGAAGGGTGAACATGATGACGATGAAGATGAATCTGATACCGATGATGACACTGATGATGACACCGATGATGATGATGACGATGACGATGATGATAAAGATGAGGTTGATGCGGATGATAATGAAAAAGATAATATTGGATTATATGAGCTCAAGAAGGGAAATATAACCATCAAGCTCACAAACTGGGGTGCTTCAATCATGTCTCTTCATTTCCCGGACAAAAATG GAAAAACTGGTGATATTGTTCTTGGTTATGATAGCGTCAAAAGCTACAAG ACCGACAAGGTCTATTTTGGCGCAACCGTGGGACGAGTAGCGAATAGAATAGGAAAGGCCCAGTTCAAATTGAATGGTAAAGAGTACAAGACTACCGCCAACGATGGCAAAAACACACTTCATG GTGGAAAGAAAGGGTTTGGCGATGTTGTGTGGGGAGTTAAAAAACATAAGTATGATGGCAAGAAACCTCATATTGTATTCACTTACACAAGTCCTGATGGAGATCAAG GGTTTCCCGGAGAAGTCAATGTCACAGTGACTTATAAGCTTGACAAAGAAAATGAATTGAGTGTGGTGATGGAGGCAAAGCCTAAAGATAAAGCAACTCCGATAAACTTGGCTCATCATAGTTATTGGAATCTTGGTGGTCATAACGCTGGAGACATTTTGTCTGAAGAAATACAGATCCTCGGGTCAAGTTACACTCCTGTCGACAGTGAACTTATTCCCACCGGAGAAATATCTCCGGTGAAAGGAACATCGTACGATTTTCTCCAACTCCGTCCTATTAAAGATAATATGAAGGATCTCAAAACAGG ATATGATATAAACTATTGCTTAGATGGTAAAGCTGATAAGATGAGGAAGATCGTGGAACTCGTAGATAAGAAATCTGGGAGAAAAATGGAGTTATCCGGAAACCAACCCGGTTTGCAATTCTATACCGGTGGACTGTTAAAGGACATCAAGGGAAAGAATGGGACGACTTACCAAGCTTTCGCGGGACTATGTCTAGAGACACAAGGTTATCCAAACTCAGTAAATAATCCTAAGTTTCCTTCACAGATTGTTGAACCAGGGAAAACATACAAACACACCATGCTCTTCAAGTTTTCTATTGTTTCATAG
- the LOC106332636 gene encoding homeobox-leucine zipper protein HAT7-like, which translates to MYMYEEEKNNIVNSQEGLRLEMAFPQHGFMFQQLHEDNAHHLPSPTSLSSCPPHLFYGGGGNYMMNRSMSFTGVSDHHHLTQKSPTTMNMNDQDQVGDEDNLSDDGSHMMLGEKKKRLNLEQVRALEKSFELGNKLEPERKMQLAKALGLQPRQIAIWFQNRRARWKTKQLQRDYDSLKQLFDVLKSDNDSLQAHNKKLHAEVVALKKQDLKESGKIKRESAEASWSNNESTENNNNSSEGLKDLFPSTIRSVTTSTTSAHIEHQMVQDQGFCNMFNGIDETTSAGYWAWPDQQQQHHNHHHFN; encoded by the exons ATGTATATGTATGAGGAGGAAAAGAACAATATTGTTAATAGTCAAGAAGGACTGAGATTGGAGATGGCCTTTCCACAGCATGGATTCATGTTTCAGCAACTTCATGAAGACAATGCTCATCACTTGCCTTCCCCTACCTCTCTCTCTTCTTGCCCTCCTCATCTTTTCTACG GAGGAGGAGGAAACTACATGATGAACAGATCAATGTCGTTCACGGGAGTATCAGATCACCATCATCTAACTCAAAAAAGCCCGACCACGATGAACATGAATGATCAGGACCAGGTGGGAGATGAAGACAATCTATCAGATGATGGGTCCCATATGATGTTGGGAGAGAAGAAGAAGAGGCTTAATTTAGAGCAAGTTAGGGCATTAGAGAAGAGCTTCGAGCTAGGGAACAAGCTGGAGCCTGAGAGGAAGATGCAGCTTGCTAAGGCCTTAGGGTTGCAGCCTAGGCAAATTGCGATATGGTTTCAGAACAGGAGAGCTAGGTGGAAGACAAAGCAGCTTCAGAGAGACTATGATTCTCTCAAGCAACTATTCGATGTTTTGAAATCGGACAATGATTCTCTTCAAGCCCACAACAAGAAACTCCATGCTGAG GTTGTAGCATTGAAGAAACAAGACCTTAAAGAGTCAGGAAAGATCAAGAGAGAATCAGCAGAAGCTTCATGGAGCAACAATGAAAGCACGGAAAATAATAATAATAGTTCAGAGGGGTTGAAAGATCTTTTCCCTTCTACAATTCGATCTGTGACAACGAGCACGACCTCGGCTCATATTGAACATCAGATGGTTCAGGATCAAGGATTTTGCAATATGTTCAATGGTATTGATGAAACGACGTCGGCTGGTTATTGGGCATGGCCTGACCAGCAACAACAACATCACAATCATCATCATTTCAATTGA